The following are from one region of the Salmo salar chromosome ssa27, Ssal_v3.1, whole genome shotgun sequence genome:
- the LOC106588159 gene encoding phosphatidylinositol 4-phosphate 5-kinase type-1 alpha isoform X3, with product MATAGTVHSGPASSTGGSTGTWKMASLEGLGSSSSSQTIKKTIGHRGLDPTGETTYKKTTSSALKGAIQLGITHTVGSLSQKPERDVLMQDFEVVESIFFPSEGSNLTPAHHYSDFRFKTYAPIAFRYFREMFGIRPDDYLCSLCNEELIELSNSGASGSLFYVSSDDEFIIKTVQHKEAEFLQKLLPGYFMNLNQNKRTLLPKFYGLYCIQAGGKNIRIAVMNNLLPRAVRMHLKYDMKGSTYKRRASAKERERAVPTFKDLDFIQDLPDGLLLEPDNYNALSKTIQRDCLLLQSFKIMDYSMLVGIHNLEQAARERAGEEAADQRPPPSQGQKSLYCTAIEAIQGEAHGKGALDTEDNMGGIPARNSKGKRMLVYIGIIDILQSYRFVKKIEHSWKALVHDGDTVSVHRPGFYADRFQKFMCNTVFKKIPLKTSPSKKSRVGTQGGLRRANTASARPFPFPQPSSSSSLGGPHSQSTETEGVSVVQSGRPDIPPNTPTHDVVTRNSVESTLFNYLLGSSTLATTAPSVRSVGEEVHEAASTEQDASTPKSFEGVTSVSSVDECIGGCDVISLSDIVPQTSSCY from the exons ATGGCCACAGCTGGAACAGTTCATTCAGGTCCAGCGAGTTCCACTG gaGGCTCAACTGGGACTTGGAAGATGGCTTCTTTAGAG GGTCTAGGGTCCTCAAGCTCATCTCAAACTATAAAGAAGACTATTGGCCACCGGGGGCTTGACCCCACTGGGGAGACCACCTACAAGAAG ACTACCTCGTCTGCCCTGAAAGGTGCCATCCAGTTGGGcatcacacacacagtgggcaGCCTGAGCCAGAAACCTGAGAGAGATGTACTCATGCAGGACTTTGAAGTGGTGGAAAGCATCTTTTTCCCCAG TGAGGGCAGTAACCTGACCCCAGCCCACCACTACAGTGACTTCAGGTTCAAGACCTACGCTCCCATCGCCTTCCGCTACTTCAGGGAGATGTTTGGTATCCGACCAGACGATTACCTG TGCTCGCTGTGTAACGAGGAACTGATTGAGCTGTCCAACTCTGGAGCCAGTGGATCTTTGTTCTACGTCTCCAGTGATGACGAGTTCATCATTAAGACTGTGCAGCACAAAGAGGCTGAGTTCTTACAGAAACTATTGCCTGGCTACTTCATG AACCTGAACCAGAACAAGCGAACCTTGCTGCCAAAGTTCTACGGTCTCTACTGCATCCAGGCGGGGGGAAAGAACATCCGCATTGCTGTCATGAACAACTTGCTCCCGCGCGCCGTGCGCATGCACCTCAAGTACGACATGAAGGGCTCCACCTATAAAAGACGAGCCTCGGCCAAGGAGCGAGAAAGGGCTGTGCCCACGTTCAAGGATCTGGACTTTATCCAGGACCTTCCCGACGGTCTTCTGCTGGAACCAGACAACTACAACGCCCTCAGCAAGACCATCCAGAGAGACTGcctg CTGCTACAGAGCTTTAAGATCATGGACTACAGCATGCTGGTGGGGATCCACAACCTGGAGCAGGCGGCCCGGGAGCGGGCTGGAGAGGAGGCGGCCGACCAGAGGCCGCCACCGTCGCAGGGCCAGAAGTCCCTCTACTGCACTGCCATAGAGGCCATCCAAGGAGAGGCGCACGGCAAGGGAGCATTGGACACTGAGGACAA CATGGGAGGTATTCCGGCACGCAATTCCAAGGGCAAGAGGATGCTGGTGTACATTGGCATAATCGACATTCTGCAGTCCTACAG GTTTGTGAAGAAGATCGAGCACTCCTGGAAAGCTCTGGTCCATGACGGG GATACAGTGTCAGTGCACAGACCAGGTTTCTACGCAGACCGCTTTCAGAAATTCATGTGCAATACAGTCTTCAAGAAGATTCCAT tGAAGACATCCCCATCAAAGAAGAGCCGAGTGGGGACCCAGGGAGGCTTACGGAGGGCCAACACTGCAAGCGCCAGACCCTTTCCATTCCCCCagcccagcagtagcagcagcctaGGAGGCCCACACTCCCAAAGTACAGAGACTGAGGGAGTCAGCG TGGTGCAGTCAGGGCGCCCTGACATACCACCAAATACCCCCACACACGATGTTGTCACCAGGAACTCTGTTGAATCAACCCTCTTCAATTACTTGTTGGGAAGCTCGACGCTCGCTACCACAGCTCCCTCCGTCAG GTCTGTGGGAGAGGAGGTCCATGAGGCAGCCAGTACAGAGCAGGACGCTAGCACCCCCAAAAG TTTTGAAGGAGTGACCTCAGTGTCATCAGTTGACGAGTGCATCGGTGGCTGTGACGTCATCTCACTCAGTGACATAGTTCCTCAGACAAGCAGCTGTTAT tga
- the LOC106588159 gene encoding phosphatidylinositol 4-phosphate 5-kinase type-1 alpha isoform X1, whose protein sequence is MATAGTVHSGPASSTGGSTGTWKMASLEGLGSSSSSQTIKKTIGHRGLDPTGETTYKKTTSSALKGAIQLGITHTVGSLSQKPERDVLMQDFEVVESIFFPSEGSNLTPAHHYSDFRFKTYAPIAFRYFREMFGIRPDDYLCSLCNEELIELSNSGASGSLFYVSSDDEFIIKTVQHKEAEFLQKLLPGYFMNLNQNKRTLLPKFYGLYCIQAGGKNIRIAVMNNLLPRAVRMHLKYDMKGSTYKRRASAKERERAVPTFKDLDFIQDLPDGLLLEPDNYNALSKTIQRDCLLLQSFKIMDYSMLVGIHNLEQAARERAGEEAADQRPPPSQGQKSLYCTAIEAIQGEAHGKGALDTEDNMGGIPARNSKGKRMLVYIGIIDILQSYRFVKKIEHSWKALVHDGDTVSVHRPGFYADRFQKFMCNTVFKKIPLKTSPSKKSRVGTQGGLRRANTASARPFPFPQPSSSSSLGGPHSQSTETEGVSVVQSGRPDIPPNTPTHDVVTRNSVESTLFNYLLGSSTLATTAPSVRSVGEEVHEAASTEQDASTPKSFEGVTSVSSVDECIGGCDVISLSDIVPQTSSCYVSMRYVNRSIPQPNNENIQYLNPGVSNSFLEWPSAVVTNLF, encoded by the exons ATGGCCACAGCTGGAACAGTTCATTCAGGTCCAGCGAGTTCCACTG gaGGCTCAACTGGGACTTGGAAGATGGCTTCTTTAGAG GGTCTAGGGTCCTCAAGCTCATCTCAAACTATAAAGAAGACTATTGGCCACCGGGGGCTTGACCCCACTGGGGAGACCACCTACAAGAAG ACTACCTCGTCTGCCCTGAAAGGTGCCATCCAGTTGGGcatcacacacacagtgggcaGCCTGAGCCAGAAACCTGAGAGAGATGTACTCATGCAGGACTTTGAAGTGGTGGAAAGCATCTTTTTCCCCAG TGAGGGCAGTAACCTGACCCCAGCCCACCACTACAGTGACTTCAGGTTCAAGACCTACGCTCCCATCGCCTTCCGCTACTTCAGGGAGATGTTTGGTATCCGACCAGACGATTACCTG TGCTCGCTGTGTAACGAGGAACTGATTGAGCTGTCCAACTCTGGAGCCAGTGGATCTTTGTTCTACGTCTCCAGTGATGACGAGTTCATCATTAAGACTGTGCAGCACAAAGAGGCTGAGTTCTTACAGAAACTATTGCCTGGCTACTTCATG AACCTGAACCAGAACAAGCGAACCTTGCTGCCAAAGTTCTACGGTCTCTACTGCATCCAGGCGGGGGGAAAGAACATCCGCATTGCTGTCATGAACAACTTGCTCCCGCGCGCCGTGCGCATGCACCTCAAGTACGACATGAAGGGCTCCACCTATAAAAGACGAGCCTCGGCCAAGGAGCGAGAAAGGGCTGTGCCCACGTTCAAGGATCTGGACTTTATCCAGGACCTTCCCGACGGTCTTCTGCTGGAACCAGACAACTACAACGCCCTCAGCAAGACCATCCAGAGAGACTGcctg CTGCTACAGAGCTTTAAGATCATGGACTACAGCATGCTGGTGGGGATCCACAACCTGGAGCAGGCGGCCCGGGAGCGGGCTGGAGAGGAGGCGGCCGACCAGAGGCCGCCACCGTCGCAGGGCCAGAAGTCCCTCTACTGCACTGCCATAGAGGCCATCCAAGGAGAGGCGCACGGCAAGGGAGCATTGGACACTGAGGACAA CATGGGAGGTATTCCGGCACGCAATTCCAAGGGCAAGAGGATGCTGGTGTACATTGGCATAATCGACATTCTGCAGTCCTACAG GTTTGTGAAGAAGATCGAGCACTCCTGGAAAGCTCTGGTCCATGACGGG GATACAGTGTCAGTGCACAGACCAGGTTTCTACGCAGACCGCTTTCAGAAATTCATGTGCAATACAGTCTTCAAGAAGATTCCAT tGAAGACATCCCCATCAAAGAAGAGCCGAGTGGGGACCCAGGGAGGCTTACGGAGGGCCAACACTGCAAGCGCCAGACCCTTTCCATTCCCCCagcccagcagtagcagcagcctaGGAGGCCCACACTCCCAAAGTACAGAGACTGAGGGAGTCAGCG TGGTGCAGTCAGGGCGCCCTGACATACCACCAAATACCCCCACACACGATGTTGTCACCAGGAACTCTGTTGAATCAACCCTCTTCAATTACTTGTTGGGAAGCTCGACGCTCGCTACCACAGCTCCCTCCGTCAG GTCTGTGGGAGAGGAGGTCCATGAGGCAGCCAGTACAGAGCAGGACGCTAGCACCCCCAAAAG TTTTGAAGGAGTGACCTCAGTGTCATCAGTTGACGAGTGCATCGGTGGCTGTGACGTCATCTCACTCAGTGACATAGTTCCTCAGACAAGCAGCTGTTATGTAAGTATGCGATACGTCAACCGGTCAATACCTCAACCTAACAATGAAAATATTCAATACCTTAACcctggggtgtcaaactcattccttgAATGGCCTagtgcagtggtcaccaaccttttctga
- the LOC106588159 gene encoding phosphatidylinositol 4-phosphate 5-kinase type-1 alpha isoform X2: protein MASLEGLGSSSSSQTIKKTIGHRGLDPTGETTYKKTTSSALKGAIQLGITHTVGSLSQKPERDVLMQDFEVVESIFFPSEGSNLTPAHHYSDFRFKTYAPIAFRYFREMFGIRPDDYLCSLCNEELIELSNSGASGSLFYVSSDDEFIIKTVQHKEAEFLQKLLPGYFMNLNQNKRTLLPKFYGLYCIQAGGKNIRIAVMNNLLPRAVRMHLKYDMKGSTYKRRASAKERERAVPTFKDLDFIQDLPDGLLLEPDNYNALSKTIQRDCLLLQSFKIMDYSMLVGIHNLEQAARERAGEEAADQRPPPSQGQKSLYCTAIEAIQGEAHGKGALDTEDNMGGIPARNSKGKRMLVYIGIIDILQSYRFVKKIEHSWKALVHDGDTVSVHRPGFYADRFQKFMCNTVFKKIPLKTSPSKKSRVGTQGGLRRANTASARPFPFPQPSSSSSLGGPHSQSTETEGVSVVQSGRPDIPPNTPTHDVVTRNSVESTLFNYLLGSSTLATTAPSVRSVGEEVHEAASTEQDASTPKSFEGVTSVSSVDECIGGCDVISLSDIVPQTSSCYVSMRYVNRSIPQPNNENIQYLNPGVSNSFLEWPSAVVTNLF, encoded by the exons ATGGCTTCTTTAGAG GGTCTAGGGTCCTCAAGCTCATCTCAAACTATAAAGAAGACTATTGGCCACCGGGGGCTTGACCCCACTGGGGAGACCACCTACAAGAAG ACTACCTCGTCTGCCCTGAAAGGTGCCATCCAGTTGGGcatcacacacacagtgggcaGCCTGAGCCAGAAACCTGAGAGAGATGTACTCATGCAGGACTTTGAAGTGGTGGAAAGCATCTTTTTCCCCAG TGAGGGCAGTAACCTGACCCCAGCCCACCACTACAGTGACTTCAGGTTCAAGACCTACGCTCCCATCGCCTTCCGCTACTTCAGGGAGATGTTTGGTATCCGACCAGACGATTACCTG TGCTCGCTGTGTAACGAGGAACTGATTGAGCTGTCCAACTCTGGAGCCAGTGGATCTTTGTTCTACGTCTCCAGTGATGACGAGTTCATCATTAAGACTGTGCAGCACAAAGAGGCTGAGTTCTTACAGAAACTATTGCCTGGCTACTTCATG AACCTGAACCAGAACAAGCGAACCTTGCTGCCAAAGTTCTACGGTCTCTACTGCATCCAGGCGGGGGGAAAGAACATCCGCATTGCTGTCATGAACAACTTGCTCCCGCGCGCCGTGCGCATGCACCTCAAGTACGACATGAAGGGCTCCACCTATAAAAGACGAGCCTCGGCCAAGGAGCGAGAAAGGGCTGTGCCCACGTTCAAGGATCTGGACTTTATCCAGGACCTTCCCGACGGTCTTCTGCTGGAACCAGACAACTACAACGCCCTCAGCAAGACCATCCAGAGAGACTGcctg CTGCTACAGAGCTTTAAGATCATGGACTACAGCATGCTGGTGGGGATCCACAACCTGGAGCAGGCGGCCCGGGAGCGGGCTGGAGAGGAGGCGGCCGACCAGAGGCCGCCACCGTCGCAGGGCCAGAAGTCCCTCTACTGCACTGCCATAGAGGCCATCCAAGGAGAGGCGCACGGCAAGGGAGCATTGGACACTGAGGACAA CATGGGAGGTATTCCGGCACGCAATTCCAAGGGCAAGAGGATGCTGGTGTACATTGGCATAATCGACATTCTGCAGTCCTACAG GTTTGTGAAGAAGATCGAGCACTCCTGGAAAGCTCTGGTCCATGACGGG GATACAGTGTCAGTGCACAGACCAGGTTTCTACGCAGACCGCTTTCAGAAATTCATGTGCAATACAGTCTTCAAGAAGATTCCAT tGAAGACATCCCCATCAAAGAAGAGCCGAGTGGGGACCCAGGGAGGCTTACGGAGGGCCAACACTGCAAGCGCCAGACCCTTTCCATTCCCCCagcccagcagtagcagcagcctaGGAGGCCCACACTCCCAAAGTACAGAGACTGAGGGAGTCAGCG TGGTGCAGTCAGGGCGCCCTGACATACCACCAAATACCCCCACACACGATGTTGTCACCAGGAACTCTGTTGAATCAACCCTCTTCAATTACTTGTTGGGAAGCTCGACGCTCGCTACCACAGCTCCCTCCGTCAG GTCTGTGGGAGAGGAGGTCCATGAGGCAGCCAGTACAGAGCAGGACGCTAGCACCCCCAAAAG TTTTGAAGGAGTGACCTCAGTGTCATCAGTTGACGAGTGCATCGGTGGCTGTGACGTCATCTCACTCAGTGACATAGTTCCTCAGACAAGCAGCTGTTATGTAAGTATGCGATACGTCAACCGGTCAATACCTCAACCTAACAATGAAAATATTCAATACCTTAACcctggggtgtcaaactcattccttgAATGGCCTagtgcagtggtcaccaaccttttctga